One part of the Hydrogenobacter sp. T-2 genome encodes these proteins:
- a CDS encoding L-threonylcarbamoyladenylate synthase, which produces MKVIKLTRSNLDKVADALEEGKIVCFPTDTIYGLLVKANDSSAIERLYSIRRPSNRPFLMLIDGTYWLKDLGVIYRPIHERLMNIFNATFIFYKKNTFPLYLTRGRKSLAVRIPPFDSHVYELLEYLKAPVVAPSANPEGQKPATTIKEAMDYFGNSVDLYVDGGVRKGKPSTIVRALYPKGLRLVREGNIPFKKILQAYRELRATFSALPEDALLESSSLDPFDPDLPFPPLR; this is translated from the coding sequence GTGAAGGTCATAAAACTCACAAGGAGCAATCTTGATAAAGTGGCTGATGCCCTTGAAGAGGGTAAGATAGTTTGCTTTCCCACAGATACCATCTATGGACTTTTGGTAAAAGCCAATGACAGTTCCGCTATAGAAAGACTATACTCCATAAGAAGACCTTCTAATAGACCCTTTTTGATGCTTATAGATGGTACGTATTGGCTTAAGGACCTTGGAGTTATCTATAGACCTATCCATGAAAGGCTTATGAACATCTTTAATGCCACATTTATTTTCTACAAAAAGAATACCTTTCCACTATATCTTACGCGTGGTAGAAAAAGCCTTGCGGTAAGGATACCTCCCTTTGATAGTCACGTTTATGAGCTTCTTGAATATTTAAAGGCACCTGTGGTAGCACCTAGTGCAAACCCAGAGGGTCAAAAGCCAGCCACAACGATAAAGGAAGCAATGGATTACTTTGGCAATAGTGTTGACCTTTATGTGGATGGTGGTGTAAGAAAGGGCAAACCCTCAACCATAGTAAGAGCTCTATACCCCAAAGGTCTTAGGCTCGTAAGAGAAGGCAACATACCCTTTAAAAAAATACTTCAAGCCTATAGGGAGCTAAGGGCTACCTTTTCCGCCTTGCCTGAAGACGCTCTTTTAGAGTCTTCCTCTTTGGACCCTTTTGACCCTGATCTGCCTTTCCCTCCACTCCGCTAA
- the thrC gene encoding threonine synthase → MSYWRGIIHKYKEFLPVNEKTPIITLCEGNTPLVYAENLARAIGFKGGIFLKYEGLNPTGSFKDRGMTVAISKAVEAGKRAVICASTGNTSASAAAYAAKAGLRAFVLLPKGAVALGKLSQAVIYGAKVIAIQGNFDDALYIVRKIGELMPVEIVNSVNPYRIEGQKTGAFEICDALGKAPDYHFIPVGNAGNITAYWKGYKEYYQVGKIDNLPKMMGWQAEGSAPIVKGYPIKNPQTIATAIRIGNPYSWQPALQAVHESGGLIDAVSDDEILYAYKLTASTEGIFCEPASAASVAGLIKLTREGFFKGGETVVCTLTGNGLKDPDTAMRVCEEPITLPPDVDKVVGVISL, encoded by the coding sequence ATGAGCTACTGGCGAGGTATAATACACAAATATAAGGAGTTTTTACCTGTAAACGAGAAAACACCTATAATAACACTGTGTGAAGGAAATACTCCCTTAGTCTATGCAGAGAACTTAGCAAGGGCTATAGGCTTTAAAGGGGGCATATTTCTCAAATACGAAGGTCTGAACCCTACGGGCTCTTTCAAAGACAGGGGTATGACAGTAGCCATATCCAAGGCGGTGGAGGCAGGAAAGAGAGCGGTAATATGTGCCTCAACGGGCAATACCTCCGCTTCTGCGGCCGCTTATGCGGCAAAGGCTGGTCTCAGAGCCTTTGTCCTTCTTCCGAAGGGTGCTGTAGCCCTGGGTAAGCTCTCACAGGCGGTCATATACGGTGCAAAGGTGATAGCTATTCAAGGAAACTTTGACGATGCCTTGTATATTGTAAGAAAAATAGGAGAGCTAATGCCTGTGGAGATAGTGAACTCGGTAAACCCCTATAGGATAGAGGGACAGAAAACGGGAGCCTTTGAGATATGTGATGCTCTTGGCAAGGCACCAGATTATCATTTTATTCCCGTGGGTAATGCAGGAAATATAACCGCTTACTGGAAGGGATATAAGGAATATTACCAAGTGGGTAAGATAGACAACCTTCCTAAGATGATGGGTTGGCAGGCGGAAGGCTCTGCTCCCATAGTAAAAGGCTACCCCATAAAGAACCCACAGACAATAGCTACTGCCATAAGGATTGGCAATCCCTACAGCTGGCAACCCGCCCTTCAAGCAGTGCATGAGTCTGGCGGATTAATAGATGCGGTAAGCGATGATGAAATACTCTATGCATACAAGCTAACCGCCTCAACAGAAGGCATATTCTGCGAACCTGCATCTGCCGCGTCTGTCGCAGGACTTATAAAACTCACCAGAGAAGGCTTTTTTAAGGGTGGAGAAACGGTAGTATGCACCCTCACGGGAAACGGCTTAAAGGACCCAGATACTGCTATGAGGGTATGCGAAGAGCCCATAACACTTCCACCAGATGTGGATAAAGTAGTAGGAGTTATAAGTCTGTGA
- the dcd gene encoding dCTP deaminase gives MILSDKSIKELIKRGRLVIEPYREENIQASSIDLTLGGELIYYRSECIDLKSEHIPVEKINIPEEGILIPPKAFLLATTEEYIKLPDNITAFVEGRSSLGRLGLFIENAGWVDAGFEGQITLELYNANSCPIRIYKGVRICQIVLARLDTKAEKPYRGKYQGQRGATPSRVYMDFK, from the coding sequence ATGATATTGAGCGATAAAAGTATTAAGGAGCTTATAAAGAGAGGCAGGCTGGTAATAGAGCCCTACAGGGAAGAGAACATCCAAGCGTCTTCCATAGACCTCACTTTAGGTGGAGAGCTTATCTACTATAGGTCTGAGTGCATAGACCTCAAAAGCGAACATATACCAGTGGAGAAGATAAATATACCCGAGGAAGGAATTCTTATACCACCAAAGGCTTTCCTTTTGGCAACCACAGAGGAATATATAAAACTCCCGGATAATATCACCGCCTTTGTGGAGGGTAGGTCTTCTCTGGGAAGGCTTGGGCTTTTTATAGAAAACGCTGGCTGGGTGGACGCAGGCTTTGAAGGACAGATAACCCTTGAGCTATACAACGCCAACAGCTGTCCCATACGCATATACAAGGGCGTGCGCATATGCCAAATAGTGCTTGCAAGGCTTGACACAAAGGCGGAAAAACCCTATAGAGGTAAATATCAAGGACAAAGAGGAGCTACGCCTTCAAGAGTATATATGGACTTTAAGTAG
- a CDS encoding DUF2203 domain-containing protein, whose amino-acid sequence MKVFDIDTARDLITVIKPIVEDINLKKEELYSCLARLEEEKDELERLYLKSHVEDLDMEIRRLFQKIEALGGVIKGIDPILVDFLSFHQNRYIWLCWKEDEDTLMYWHELDEGFAGRKPIELLYNEG is encoded by the coding sequence ATGAAAGTCTTTGATATTGACACAGCAAGAGACCTAATAACAGTTATAAAGCCCATAGTAGAGGATATAAACCTAAAAAAGGAAGAACTCTATTCCTGCCTTGCAAGGTTGGAAGAGGAAAAGGACGAGTTAGAGAGGCTCTATCTCAAGAGCCATGTAGAAGACCTTGACATGGAAATAAGGAGGCTCTTTCAAAAGATAGAAGCTCTGGGTGGTGTTATAAAGGGAATAGACCCAATCCTCGTAGACTTTCTATCTTTTCACCAAAACCGTTACATATGGCTATGTTGGAAGGAGGACGAAGACACTCTTATGTATTGGCACGAGCTTGATGAGGGTTTTGCTGGTAGAAAGCCTATTGAACTGCTTTATAATGAGGGCTAA
- a CDS encoding radical SAM protein gives MIDFRGVALPSSLEDIEVDHALVEELYEGFEIRLKNFGRDILFHSPGFKHYEVDDFSIKTGPKFVDISITGRNCELMCDHCASKILWHMIPALTPEELWKVANELKHKGVDGVLISGGSNRDGVVELYPFLNTMRRIKEELGMFVSCHVGLVDKELAEGLKDARVDAVLLDIMGDNQTIAEVYKLPHKSVKDYEESLRLLKEAGHNIVPHVIIGLHYGQIRGEYRAIDMIAQFEPSALVMVVVMPYYGKARFQLLPPPKPEESAKVILHARKALPSKPVVIGCARPAGPERVKFDLYSIYAGVNGITFPAEGIFTYAKSLGLNPVVSPNCCSTVFLH, from the coding sequence ATGATAGACTTCAGGGGAGTAGCCCTCCCCTCCTCTCTTGAAGATATAGAAGTAGACCATGCTCTTGTTGAAGAGCTTTATGAAGGTTTTGAAATAAGGCTCAAAAACTTCGGAAGGGATATACTTTTCCACAGCCCCGGGTTTAAACACTACGAGGTGGATGACTTCTCCATAAAGACAGGTCCTAAGTTTGTGGATATATCCATAACTGGCAGAAACTGTGAGCTTATGTGCGACCATTGTGCCTCTAAGATACTTTGGCACATGATACCTGCCTTAACACCAGAGGAGCTTTGGAAGGTAGCCAATGAGCTAAAGCACAAGGGTGTGGATGGAGTTCTCATATCTGGAGGTTCTAACAGGGATGGTGTGGTGGAGCTGTATCCTTTCTTAAATACTATGAGGAGGATAAAAGAAGAGCTTGGTATGTTCGTAAGCTGTCATGTGGGTTTGGTAGACAAAGAGCTCGCAGAGGGCTTAAAGGATGCTCGGGTGGATGCGGTTCTTCTTGATATCATGGGAGATAACCAGACCATAGCAGAGGTATACAAGCTACCTCACAAGAGCGTTAAAGACTATGAGGAATCTTTGAGGCTTCTTAAAGAGGCAGGACACAACATAGTTCCGCACGTGATAATAGGACTTCACTATGGACAAATAAGAGGCGAATACAGAGCTATAGACATGATAGCCCAGTTTGAACCCTCTGCCCTTGTTATGGTGGTTGTAATGCCCTACTATGGAAAAGCTCGCTTTCAACTCTTGCCTCCTCCAAAGCCAGAAGAGAGTGCAAAAGTAATACTTCATGCCAGAAAAGCACTGCCAAGTAAACCTGTAGTTATAGGATGTGCAAGACCTGCTGGACCAGAAAGGGTGAAGTTTGACCTCTACTCCATTTATGCTGGAGTAAACGGTATAACCTTCCCCGCAGAAGGTATTTTTACCTATGCGAAAAGCCTTGGGTTGAACCCTGTGGTTTCACCAAACTGTTGCTCTACCGTATTTTTGCATTAA
- a CDS encoding glycine cleavage system protein H, protein MATVNGCNIPEDLLYDVDPEANAFTWAKDNGDGTYTVGLTSVAAAMAGRLVAYTPKKAGKVIERRKSIATIESGKWVGPVPTPLTGEVVEINEALKGNPALANDDPYGAGWIAKIKPTNPEEINSLLKGQAAVDALTKVINEKGIKCG, encoded by the coding sequence ATGGCAACAGTTAATGGGTGCAACATACCCGAAGACCTGCTCTATGATGTGGACCCAGAGGCTAACGCCTTTACATGGGCAAAAGACAATGGCGACGGCACTTACACCGTGGGTCTCACCTCTGTGGCTGCAGCAATGGCAGGAAGGCTTGTGGCCTACACACCAAAGAAGGCTGGCAAGGTCATAGAAAGACGCAAGAGCATAGCTACCATTGAGAGCGGTAAATGGGTGGGTCCAGTTCCTACACCTCTAACTGGAGAAGTGGTGGAAATAAACGAAGCCCTCAAAGGCAACCCAGCCCTTGCAAACGATGACCCCTACGGTGCAGGATGGATAGCCAAGATAAAGCCTACAAATCCAGAAGAGATAAACAGCCTACTCAAAGGTCAAGCGGCAGTGGACGCCCTCACAAAGGTTATAAACGAGAAGGGTATAAAGTGCGGATGA
- a CDS encoding DsrE family protein codes for MKVVILMTSGPRTPWRCASPFYIAALMSANEAEVEVFFNMDGTKLLKRGVAERLLPAEPNCLSPNGKKLKTVYDFMKDAKQAGVKFYSCKQAIDSMGYKPEDLIPELDGVFPASEFALRAMEADKVLTF; via the coding sequence ATGAAGGTAGTTATACTTATGACCAGCGGACCGAGAACGCCCTGGAGATGTGCCTCACCCTTTTACATAGCGGCTCTGATGTCTGCAAACGAGGCGGAGGTGGAAGTTTTCTTTAATATGGACGGGACAAAGCTACTAAAAAGGGGTGTGGCGGAGAGGCTTCTTCCTGCAGAGCCTAACTGCCTTTCTCCCAACGGTAAAAAACTGAAAACGGTTTATGATTTTATGAAGGATGCCAAGCAGGCAGGGGTGAAGTTTTACTCCTGCAAGCAAGCTATAGATTCTATGGGTTATAAACCCGAAGACCTCATACCTGAGCTGGATGGAGTATTTCCAGCCAGTGAGTTTGCCCTGAGGGCTATGGAAGCAGATAAGGTGCTAACTTTTTAA
- a CDS encoding thioredoxin family protein: MAAKDKHVILLVSQWCATCPDADALWKRLQSEYGFKYEVLDVAQPEGRMWAKKLIVRAVPSTIINGKLAFVGVPDEAEARRAIES; the protein is encoded by the coding sequence ATGGCTGCCAAGGATAAGCATGTGATATTGCTTGTTTCTCAGTGGTGTGCCACATGTCCTGACGCGGATGCCCTCTGGAAAAGACTTCAGTCCGAATATGGTTTTAAGTATGAGGTGCTTGATGTGGCACAGCCAGAGGGAAGAATGTGGGCAAAGAAGCTCATAGTAAGGGCAGTGCCATCCACTATAATCAATGGAAAGCTCGCCTTCGTAGGCGTCCCAGATGAAGCAGAAGCCAGAAGGGCAATAGAGTCATGA
- a CDS encoding glycine cleavage system protein H — translation MGVVQELESGNEWEYNGCVVPLDLYYEIETQTWLKVNEDGTVTMGLTDVGQVRAGRLLHARIKNVGKVIQKGKPVASLESGKWAGPINALVEGEVVERNEKVLEQPDIINYDPYGEGWIVKMKPVNLQRDIKELLYGKEAIEEMRKYIDEWDIICMRCT, via the coding sequence ATGGGTGTGGTGCAGGAGCTGGAAAGCGGGAACGAGTGGGAATACAACGGATGCGTTGTCCCTCTTGACTTATACTACGAAATAGAAACCCAGACATGGCTCAAGGTGAACGAGGATGGCACAGTCACCATGGGTCTTACCGATGTGGGTCAGGTTAGGGCTGGAAGGCTCCTGCACGCCCGTATCAAAAATGTGGGCAAGGTGATTCAGAAGGGTAAACCTGTGGCATCCCTTGAGAGTGGCAAATGGGCAGGACCAATAAACGCTCTTGTTGAGGGTGAGGTGGTGGAAAGGAACGAGAAAGTCCTTGAACAGCCTGATATAATAAACTATGACCCTTACGGTGAGGGATGGATAGTAAAGATGAAGCCAGTAAACTTGCAAAGAGATATAAAGGAGCTCCTCTATGGTAAAGAAGCCATAGAGGAAATGAGAAAATACATTGATGAATGGGATATAATCTGTATGAGGTGCACATGA
- a CDS encoding CoB--CoM heterodisulfide reductase iron-sulfur subunit B family protein, whose protein sequence is MGVIGKRVAYYPGCSLEGAARSYDVSTRIVAKELGLELDYLEDYNCCGAMESKNVTFMGTMLLNARNMSLAKKQGHNVIVAPCNGCSFSLQRAEYFLETDKAVYDKVNALLREGGVDPLDQIPQTYHILEWFYHEAGPQKVKEKTRKPLRGLKVANYYGCLYTRPHFYARTYAHAGGQDEDARPRRRETADDDEHPYYMNALLEAAGATSVEFEPMHTQCCGGPHSLSDEMVSEKFVMMILQTAKRNGADIIATECPLCHASLEMYRHRLMMKGVPDVDVPAAYFTQLLGLAFGYSANEVKLKDNLSDPLPVLKRLGLA, encoded by the coding sequence ATGGGTGTGATAGGAAAAAGGGTTGCCTATTATCCAGGCTGTTCCCTTGAGGGTGCAGCAAGGTCTTATGATGTTTCTACAAGGATAGTAGCGAAGGAGCTTGGTCTTGAATTGGACTATCTTGAGGACTACAATTGCTGTGGTGCTATGGAGTCCAAAAATGTTACCTTTATGGGCACAATGCTCCTAAATGCCAGAAATATGTCCTTGGCAAAAAAGCAAGGGCACAATGTGATAGTAGCTCCTTGTAATGGATGTTCCTTCTCCCTTCAGAGGGCTGAGTATTTCCTTGAGACAGACAAGGCGGTTTACGATAAGGTTAATGCACTTCTTAGAGAAGGTGGTGTGGACCCTCTTGACCAGATACCTCAAACCTATCACATACTGGAGTGGTTCTACCATGAAGCTGGTCCACAGAAGGTCAAGGAAAAGACAAGGAAGCCTCTGAGAGGTCTTAAGGTTGCCAATTACTACGGATGCCTATACACAAGACCACACTTTTATGCAAGAACCTATGCACACGCAGGCGGTCAGGATGAAGATGCAAGACCAAGAAGAAGAGAAACTGCGGATGACGACGAACATCCATACTATATGAACGCCCTCCTTGAGGCTGCTGGTGCCACAAGCGTGGAGTTTGAACCCATGCATACCCAATGCTGTGGAGGTCCTCACTCGCTCTCTGATGAGATGGTCTCTGAAAAGTTCGTGATGATGATATTGCAGACTGCTAAACGCAACGGTGCGGACATAATAGCCACCGAGTGTCCTCTATGCCATGCTTCCCTTGAAATGTATCGCCACAGGCTTATGATGAAGGGTGTGCCCGATGTGGATGTGCCAGCTGCATACTTTACACAGCTTCTTGGGCTTGCCTTTGGCTACAGTGCAAACGAGGTAAAGCTCAAGGATAACCTTTCAGACCCCTTGCCAGTGCTCAAAAGATTGGGACTTGCCTAA
- a CDS encoding 4Fe-4S dicluster domain-containing protein: MAIHERSLVEPERILRKERLVVDGVDVSGDWNLIILPRVINDYDLDFAKEVINSPDGKTINQCYQCSYCTASCPVHNYWDERYNPRHFIYLARLGMIDELQKRADVMWRCVSCHKCTHRCPKGVLVEEVLKAILRTMAKKGLIEEYPSKKFDKFFTESVLEYGRIEDGELLFGWIEKQGYKVFKDPILKKPIPFIGETPEWLKQLTMKPIKSMNIGFLVLNAKHMLFHPRTKNWSRFKQVLRKVMQEEGALH; this comes from the coding sequence ATGGCAATACATGAGCGTAGCCTTGTAGAGCCAGAGAGAATTTTAAGGAAAGAGAGGCTTGTTGTTGATGGTGTTGACGTTTCTGGAGACTGGAACCTTATAATCCTGCCTAGGGTTATAAACGACTATGACCTTGACTTTGCCAAAGAGGTTATAAACTCTCCAGATGGCAAGACCATAAACCAGTGCTATCAGTGCTCTTACTGCACCGCGTCCTGTCCTGTGCATAACTACTGGGATGAGAGATATAACCCAAGGCACTTTATATACCTGGCAAGGCTGGGTATGATAGATGAGCTTCAAAAGCGTGCGGATGTAATGTGGAGGTGCGTTTCTTGCCACAAATGCACCCACAGATGCCCAAAGGGCGTGCTTGTGGAAGAGGTCCTAAAAGCCATACTTAGAACTATGGCAAAGAAGGGACTTATAGAGGAATATCCTTCCAAGAAATTTGATAAGTTCTTTACTGAGTCTGTGCTTGAATACGGAAGAATAGAAGATGGAGAGCTTCTCTTTGGATGGATAGAAAAGCAAGGATACAAGGTCTTCAAAGACCCAATACTTAAAAAGCCCATACCCTTTATAGGTGAAACCCCCGAGTGGCTCAAACAGCTGACTATGAAGCCTATCAAGTCCATGAACATAGGCTTTTTGGTGCTTAACGCCAAGCATATGCTTTTCCATCCAAGGACAAAGAACTGGAGCAGGTTTAAGCAAGTGCTACGCAAGGTTATGCAGGAAGAAGGTGCATTACATTAA